The DNA window CACGCTGCACCACAGCGACGGTACCACCGATTCGTTTGCGGTAAACCATACCTACAACGAAAATCAGATCGAGTGGTTCAAGGCGGGCGGCGCGCTTAACCTTATCCGCGCCCAGGTCAAAGCAGGGAAATAGGCCGAAGCGCCAGTCCACATCCAAACGTCTTTTCTAGAAGGCGCCCGGCTCCCCCGACACACCAGTCGGCAGCCGGGCGCTTGCATTTGGGGCTTTCCCACAGGTGTACCGCTCCGAAGTCTCCATTTGCAATCCTTAGGTAGGCCTTCTTGAGTTGTTTCTGCTGCAACATGAACGGGGGAAAAGCCTTACATCTATCAAGACGCGAGGATGTAATTGAAGTTTGTCAGAATATATGATAAACTTCCTGACAAGAGACACCCATAATGAGCACCATCGAGAGCATAAGAGCGGAAGCAATGGGGTTGCCTGTTGGGCAGCCTGCCACCTCCCGAATGTTCCTGCATTTCGGAAGTAGGGCGGCAGTCGACCAAGCGCTTTCGCGCCTCGTCAAGGAGGGTGCATTGGTGCGTCCCGCCCGTGGCGTGTACATGCGCCCAGTCAAGAACGCATACGTGGGCGACGTTCCGCCTGAGCCCGAACGTATAGCGGAGGTGATTGCCAGAGAAACAGGAAGCGTTATCCAGGTCCACGGGGCGGAGGCTGCCCGGCGCATGGGGCTTAGTACCCAAGTACCGATGCGTCCCGTGTTCTACACGAGCGGTCCCACCCGCAACGTAAGGTTGGGAAGGATGAACGTGCTTCTGAAGCGAATCAGTCCGCGCAAGCTAGCACTGACCGGACGCCCAGCGGGCGTAGCCCTGACCGCGCTGTGGTACCTGGGCAAGAACGCGGTAGATATTCGCTCCGTTGAACGGATTCGGGAGCGTTTGGGTTCAGAAGAATTCGCCGTACTGAAGTCAGCGTCGTCAGTCATGCCGGGCTGGATGCACGACGTCTTCATTCGGCATGCGGCGGCGACGGCCGATGACTGAGTTCTTGCGATTGCCCGCGGAAGAGATGCAGCAGATTCTCGCGGCACTATCGGTCAAGTTGGGGCGCTCGGCGCAGATTCTGTTGAAAGATGTTTGGTTGTGTTGGACACTCGAGAGTCTCTTCTCCGTCCAGAGTTCAGTCAGGATGGCATTCAAAGGAGGGACTTCCCTTTCCAAGGTCTTCGGGATTATTCGCCGGTTTTCAGAGGACGTTGACGTTTCGCTGGATTATCGCGATTTGCTGGAAGATCCCAATGATGCCCCAACAGGAGAGTCCTCAAGGAGCAGCCTTAGACGCATTGCCGAACATCTTAAAGAACAGGTGCGCGAGCATGTGGAGCAGCACATGCTCCCTCCACTCAGCGCGGCGTTCAACGAAGCTACGCACGGATTAGGCCGTATTGAGTTGAGCGAAGACGGAGAGCGTCTCTATCTACATTACCCGTCACCCCTTACTCTGGTGGGCGGCTACTTGACCGATTGGGTGCTCGTCGAGTTTGGCGGCCGCAATGTCACGGAACCGTCCAGCACACACCGCGTCGATCCTGCAATCGCGCAGGATTTACCTACGCTGAAGTTTCCCGGGGCAGAAGTCAATGTCTTGTCACCGGAGCGCACCTTCTGGGAGAAAGCGACTCTCGTACATGTCGAGTGTCATCGCCAGCGTCAGTTCAGCGTTGAGCGACAGTCACGTCATTGGTATGACCTCGCAATGCTAAGCCATTCGGATATCGGTAGAAGTGCCCTTGCCA is part of the Candidatus Hydrogenedentota bacterium genome and encodes:
- a CDS encoding type IV toxin-antitoxin system AbiEi family antitoxin domain-containing protein, producing MSTIESIRAEAMGLPVGQPATSRMFLHFGSRAAVDQALSRLVKEGALVRPARGVYMRPVKNAYVGDVPPEPERIAEVIARETGSVIQVHGAEAARRMGLSTQVPMRPVFYTSGPTRNVRLGRMNVLLKRISPRKLALTGRPAGVALTALWYLGKNAVDIRSVERIRERLGSEEFAVLKSASSVMPGWMHDVFIRHAAATADD
- a CDS encoding nucleotidyl transferase AbiEii/AbiGii toxin family protein, giving the protein MTEFLRLPAEEMQQILAALSVKLGRSAQILLKDVWLCWTLESLFSVQSSVRMAFKGGTSLSKVFGIIRRFSEDVDVSLDYRDLLEDPNDAPTGESSRSSLRRIAEHLKEQVREHVEQHMLPPLSAAFNEATHGLGRIELSEDGERLYLHYPSPLTLVGGYLTDWVLVEFGGRNVTEPSSTHRVDPAIAQDLPTLKFPGAEVNVLSPERTFWEKATLVHVECHRQRQFSVERQSRHWYDLAMLSHSDIGRSALANRSLLEDVVRQKTFFFDAAYAHYDECLSGSFRLIPGEPQLEVLRHDYNQMIDAGMFEDTPPDFDVVLNLLRDLEACLTR